A stretch of Nilaparvata lugens isolate BPH chromosome 12, ASM1435652v1, whole genome shotgun sequence DNA encodes these proteins:
- the LOC111060888 gene encoding guanine nucleotide exchange factor for Rab-3A, with product MQWKQAPSLEPGDPFVARLFGEDIDACLAFNNAPLAARVRQAISEESICIEAVNDKSRSHFPMKCALLEVIRQCHYRMKFDGCDQTYCISQLCRNRITAVCNFLNYLRYIQRGLVKSSAHEMYWEIARLRKEIALARLGLTSNQ from the exons ATGCAGTGGAAGCAGGCGCCCTCACTGGAGCCCGGCGACCCGTTTGTGGCGAGGCTGTTTGGCGAGGACATCGACGCTTGCCTCGCCTTCAACAACGCTCCACTCGCTGCCCGAGTGCGTCAGGCCATCAGCGAGGAGAGCATCTGCATAGAAGCCGTTAACGACAAGTCCAGGTCGCACTTCCCCAT GAAATGCGCTCTCCTGGAAGTGATTAGACAGTGCCATTACAGAATGAAATTTGATGGCTGTGACCAAACTTACTGTATTTCGCAGCTGTGTAGGAACCGG ATAACCGCAGTCTGCAACTTCCTGAACTATCTGCGCTACATACAACGAGGACTGGTAAAAAGTTCAG cTCATGAGATGTACTGGGAAATAGCTAGACTACGGAAAGAGATAGCTTTAGCTAGACTGGGCCTTACATCAAATCAGTAG